One genomic window of Panicum hallii strain FIL2 chromosome 6, PHallii_v3.1, whole genome shotgun sequence includes the following:
- the LOC112897253 gene encoding uncharacterized protein LOC112897253, translating to MAVVALCWWPLAPWLSPAAAWFVFFNAVVGAIAVMSYGAQGEAGGPAAAARRRLGRSGSSVVLDRFRSFSIFAAHPAAGGVAGAPVDGDGASVSASSDPHCYYCCLRGAEEAAAAQEHPSPQGVAATAAGTAASSAAPPIAPAPAEEDHAAPVLAPENQKDKADAEEEQDQHVAKKEAEAEEEQEEHAAKKEAEVEAEEKQDESISLDEAYALSQRLRTQELASPPPLVPATATAVARTKKPAKKAAEGISRRRTKAEEAPGGKAELNARAELFIRQFREELRLQRINSILSHTHALRSPTAAR from the coding sequence ATGGCGGTGGTAGCGCTATGTTGGTGGCCGCTGGCGCCGTGGCTCAGCCCCGCCGCGGCGTGGTTCGTCTTCTTCAACGCCGTCGTCGGCGCCATAGCCGTCATGTCCTACGGAGCGCAGGGCGAAGCCggagggccggcggcggcggcgcggcgtagGCTCGGCCGCAGCGGCTCGTCCGTCGTCCTGGATCGGTTCAGGTCCTTCTCCATCTTTGCCGCGCAccccgcggccggcggcgtcgcCGGGGCGCcggtcgacggcgacggcgcgagTGTTTCTGCGTCCTCGGACCCGCACTGCTACTACTGCTGCCTgcgaggagcagaggaggccgCCGCGGCTCAGGAACATCCCAGTCCGCAGGGGGTGGCCGCAACGGCCGCCGGGACGGCGGCGagcagcgccgcgccgccgatCGCGCCTGCACCGGCGGAGGAGGACCACGCGGCGCCCGTGCTGGCACCGGAGAACCAGAAGGATAAGGCCGACGCAGAGGAGGAGCAAGATCAACACGTGGCGAAGAAAGAGGCCGAGGCCGAGGAGGAGCAAGAAGAACACGCGGCAAAGAAAGAGGCAGAGGTAGAGGCAGAGGAGAAGCAAGATGAGTCCATCAGCTTGGACGAGGCGTACGCGCTGTCCCAGCGGCTCCGCACGCAGGAGCTagcgtcgccgccgccactggTTCCTGCCActgcgacggcggtggcgcggaCGAAGAAGCCAGCGAAGAAGGCGGCGGAGGGAATCAGCCGGCGGCGCACGAAAGCAGAGGAGGCGCCGGGTGGCAAGGCCGAGCTGAACGCGCGCGCGGAGCTGTTCATCCGGCAGTTCCGGGAGGAGCTCAGGCTGCAGCGCATCAACTCCATCCTCAGCCACACCCACGCGCTCCGCTCgccaacggcggcgaggtag